Part of the Paenibacillus aurantius genome, GTATATATCCTTTCAATGCCTCGATCCCAAGGTCAGAATAGATACTCGTAGGGTTACGCTGGACCCACATTCGCAGCCTCTTTTTTACTTGTTCTTCTGTCAGATCCTCAATTCGACTTCGAACCTGGGACTCGGCCATCTTGGTTAGTGCTTTCACAACGGTCAAATCATCCTGTTCCGTAACCATCTCCACAAACTTTTCACTTTGGATATGGTCGATATGCACTCCGTTACCCCAAATTCGATCGAATTGTTCTTTAAATTGAGTATGAAGGGAAGAGTCCGTATCAAAGATATAAAGCAGGTTGAATTCGTAGTTTACCATAAATCCAGAACCGCTTACGTTCGAGGATCCAATGATAGCACAGCTTTTTTGCTTACCCTCATGAAGATAAAACTTTCCGTGGAAGAACCGATCTTCAATCGTTTTTATCTCCGCTTTGTTAAGTGCTCGCCAGTCCTCTAGAAACACCGCAGTTTGTTTATCCATAGACGAAATTTTAATTGAATCATTTTTTAAGGTCTGACAGTACTTTTGAAGGCTGCCAATAAGCAACTGAACAGATCCATCATTGCTTAGTACCATATTGAAACTTGGCTCGAGTAAATTCAGTCCACTCTTATACAAAAAACCTGTGGCGATATGAATGCTGCGGACACTGATTTCCTCGGATAAGAAATTTATATGATCCTGCAGCGGTTCATCTGAATTTATAAAGTACATAGATTCATTGGCTCCATCAGAGTATAAAGCTTGATACCGGCTCTTTAATGTTTCAGGATCAACTTTCGATATAGAATTTCGAACAGTTGGTATCAAAACCTCATTATTGTGCTCCGGAAATGCCTCGACTTTGTTTACTTTTTCGAGTGCTTTCATTTCCCTGTCTTTATTCCTGAATTTAGTTAGGAACTCAACATCATCATCGTCAATGTTTACGAAAACATCCATTTTTCGATATAAACCATTTAACTCGGCCCACTGATTTGGATCAGATGCCAACTTCATCAAAGTCTCATACACCTTAGTTCTTACCTTGATTTCTTGATCGATCATATCGTATACAAATAGAATGGCATCAGAAAAGTGTTGGGTCTTGTTGATAATCGTACTACATATCCGATCATCAAGTTGGATTTGCGTTTCTTTCATCTCATTGATTAAAGGGATTACATCATCAAAAGTCTTTGATTTATATATGGCCACTTGATATAGATCAACGTTAGGTAGGGTTTTTTGTTTGATTTCTTCAAAAACCTTTAGAACATTATCGAAATTTTTTAACCCTAAGAGTAATTCACGATAAGTCGTTTTGTTGAATCGTCGATTTTGAAAATCAATTACCTTTAACATAGACAAAATATCCTGGTCGTTCCGGGCTTTCATCAAAATAGCCCGAAATGTTTTTTCACTGATTTCTATATTCGCTGCAATCATCTCGGTTAAAAACAACGACATTTCTTGCATCGATTTGGTTTTTGTGATAATCGCACGCATCGTATTATCGTTGAAGAGAGATCGCTTCATTTTTATTTCGTTCATGATGAACAGTAAATCATCTGTAGACTTGGCCTTATTGATAACCGAATTGATAAGATTGGATTTAGGGTCGTTTCCTTTGTTAGAAGAATAGATCGTAAACGCTTCATTGAAGCTATTCGCATTTTGGATTCTTTGGGCAATAGCGTCCATATTTTTCACTTCCTACTCAATAATAGATATTTCACTTGGTATCAATTTCGTTTTCTACTATTCCTTATCCTTCAAGACAGGATTAGAACATGGCATAATAATAGAAGTGACCGACCAAAGGCTGGTCTTGAGGCTGTCACGGGAGGATTGGGTAAAGCGTATGTTTGAGCGGGAAGTAACCGGGCTGGCGGAGTTTGCGGAATGAGCGGCGGGCCGATCTTCCTCTTTTGCGACGAAGTACTCCATCAATTTGATCTGAAGTATCAATCTTCCACTTTAATTTCTCACTAACTTCCAGTTAACACTAATAGATACCATACAAGTAATTTGAGAGGTTTATTGTGTTAACCTGCCCGTTACTTTAATGAAAAAAGCAGACTGCCGCAGTGGTCAGCTCGTTTAATAGTCACCTCTTCATAGGTCCTGCTGTGGTTTCGCCAATGTACAAAGAGGACTCCAATCATCTAGGAAACTCCATCCCTATCAAACAATGGCGCCCTCCTTACCGACCACCTCTTTCGAATTGATTTTTCCGCTTTTACATCGTACTCGCTGCCATCTGCCGAGCTGGCCATTCCTCCTTGCCAACATGAGTAAATGAAATCGTTATTTGAATGCCTCCACATGCTGCCACTAACTTTGCTGAACTTTGGGAATGAGATAATGTTCTTGTCAAATCATTCAGTCCCCCCCCATTGCTCAGGAGGAAGCTCCTCTTCGTTAACATTCACATGATATTGAACAGCAAGTTTTTTTATCTTTTCTATTTCTGTCGTTTTTTCGGTAATAGGGATAAGTTTAACGGCCGTAAATTGCCACTCCTCTTTACCCTCCGCCGTATGCTTTGTGATGCCATACATTCTATAACCGCCCCCTTCCGTGAAATGGAATAACACTTCAATTCCTTCTTTGTTGCTGGAGTAAAAAATTAGTTTCATGATGACTTGTTCCGGTCCTTTAGCATTGTTCGAACAGCCGGATAAACATGTTGATAGGACAATGGCAAAAAGGCAAGCCACATGAAGTAATTTACACTTTGAATTTGGCAATGTAACGCCTCCGCTCTTGTATCCGTTAGCTTAACTCATATATGTTTAGATAGCGTAAAATGCAAGTTAACTATACAATAACCGGGATTATGCAGAGCATGATTTAGTTATTTTTATCTTTTAATTACCCAGCCAGTGAGGTTTTTCAATGTTGGCATTAGAAACCACATAGTCCTCTGAATAAAGCCAGGTTTTATAATTTAGCGCTTCTACTTTCCTTCTTGGAAACTCGATATAAGCTGGGGCACTATTCCAACTCAGGATTATCGCATGCCGAGGTGACAAGGGCAATGTGATTTCGACAGTCTCATATCCTAGCCCCACACTTCTGAACATCGGGGGTCTATGTTTTGCCTCTGGATCAAACCATACACACGGGTTATCGGATGTGAGAAATCTAGCTTTGCTTATTGAGTACAAAATTGATAAATTCATTTTTAACAGCAAAGAGGTCTGAGTTTGAATAGAGGGCATCAGCATTGTTTGAAGCGGAGTTTCGGCCATCTGCCGAACATCTTCGGTTGAATAGGTCGGTCCTTCGGATACCGGTCCAATGCTCATCATAGCGTTCTGTTGTTCAGGAGTAGCCCTCTCAAACTGATAACGCATGCTTTCCATTTTTGAGAGCACCTTACCCCATTGTTTTTTTAAATGATCTCTGTGTGATGGTGTTCTTTCGTGCATGGCGGCTACAAAGGCGCAGAGAATTATATGATCATCTAAGCTTAATCGTTTATTTTTAATTATGACGTTTTGGACAACTTTTGAAACTGCGTCTTCGAGGCCCGATAGACCGTGCTCAATTGAAAGGTTTCTTTCACCGTTTGCTAAATGAATAGTATACATGTCATTTTCATAAAAGATATTTTCAGGGGCTTTTCTTTTAATCTGGCTCCAGTCTTTTGAAATAAGCCAAACGTACGGATCATAGCCCACCGGAATATCATTATCACACCACGCTGAGAGATAAGAACGAGGAATCCAATGTTGTTTTTTGTATTTCACTAGAGTCTCCTCCGTAGTTGTAATTTGCCCCAATAGTACCACATTTGCGCAGGATTTCGTGAAAGAAATCTGCCCGTTGACGTAGAAAAGGCAGCCGATTCATATGTCTCAGCTACCCTCATGCAGTTGAACTATCGTACCCGTTAGCGTAATAAATGACCGTACATCAATATTGCAACACCAATTCCTAAAATCAATAAAGTAAATATCAATAAATGAAACATTACAATCAATCCAGAGATCAATATAATCTTCTTGTACTTCAGGTACCATATAAGCAAGAAGGTTAATGGGCTAAGAAGACAGGCTACGACAGGTCCTCCCAAAAAGAAGGAAAACATTGAAGCTGGTCCACCTGCTAATTCATACCTAGTATCATAACTAATAGCAAAAAATAGAACGATACAATAATAATTGATGAATGATACCACTGTAGCAAAGGTAATAAGTGATTGATTATTAAACTTAACTATGAAGAGTTTCATCCATTTATTATCCTCCCTTGCGCATCACTAATGCTGGCTTTTTAACTTTAACGTGGCAGTTAGCTGCCTTCTAACGGTAATCGAACGAAATACTTGAAAATACAGAAAGACCGCCGATATGCTTCGGCAGCCTTAATGGAATGTTCAACTATCGTACCCGTTAGCGTAATACAAAGAATAAATTTCAGCTACCTGGAAATACCTTGCGTCCTTCTTGATTAAAAGCCTTTATTTCTTCGCTGTGCGAAGATTCATCAATGTAATACCAAATTTTCTTGTTTTCTTCAACTCGGAAAAACTGTGCTTCATTCTCCCCGACTGTCACCTTAGAAATTGCCGGATCAGTGATTGTTCCGAAATAAATATATGGCGGGTTCTCATTTTGTGCCAATCTGTCACCAATCGCAACATTAAAACCAAACTCCTGCCAATTTGTATGAGATCGTTTAACAACTTGCCATCGTCCATTTATTTTTCTTGCGCCAACGACTCCTAGGGAGTTGTCGGTAAAAAATGCTACAAGATAATTTTCTGTATCTTTTATCAAAAAAACATTGCCTTTCACATTCTCTTTTTCAAGCAAAGCCATTACAACATCCTTTAATTCGGGCTCTTTTTCATTTATTACGTCACGAGAGCAACCAACCATCACAAATGTCGTGAATAGCACCATGAGTAGCAAGTTAGTAATTTTTCGCAACAAATCAGCTCCTTTGGGATTACGTAAAATAACGTTTAAACCAGGTATCTATGCAATAGATAATTATCCGCGTTGGAATAGACTGGGTTAAGTCAGATATCGCTTCACATATTTGCAAAGAACAACATTTTCATTGTCCTCGTATCCTTCATTCTCCTTCCATCGGTTGGAGAGCTGCATCATCCTGCTGTTGGGAAATGTGCAGCCGTTGTTAAACTTAACGTACCAGGTAGTTGTCTTCTGACGGTGATTTGCGCGTGAATAAAGTACGGCTCCGATCGGTGCTTCGGCAGCCTTCATGGTGTTATTCAACTCTCGTGCCCGTTAGCGCAACACATCAACTACAAATAGTAGCAATGACATTTTCAATGACGCTCTAACGCTTTTTGAATATCCAATTAAATTACCTGCTTCCAAAACGCATACGCAGACTTTCTCCTCCTATTTGGAATGAACCGGTTTTTTATCAAAGGAATTTTGTGGTCCGTTTCCAGGGTAACAAAAATGACCGTCCTTAGATTAGGACAGTCATTTTCATTTTTGTTATTTTATAGATTTCTTCAGCATGTCTTCTAACTCTTTTTTAATTTCTTCCTTAGTCATTGATTCGACTGGCTTGTACTCACCTTTAGCATTGTAGTCATTAGGGTTATTCGATATTCCATTTTTGGGAACATACTCACCATTTTTATTATAGTCGGCTGGATCCTTTGAAGGAGCTTTCGGGTCCTTCTGCAGTTGTTCTTTTGTGTATGTAGAAGGACTGCTTTGTGTTTTGGAGGGTTGTACAGTAGTAGTTTCGGGTTCATAGGTTGCATTGTTAATTTTAAATTCATACTTATCTAACGGATCCGTGGCCATTAAATAATTGGAGGTCCCGTTCTTTAGCTCTATTCCCTCAATAGTACAAATGTTTTTTTCACCACAGTCGAATCTCACTGACCTGGCGGTATCCAAGGAATCTTTTAGTATTTTGTACTTTTCAGTCTTTGGCAATGCCTCAAAATCGCTGTTCGCTTCTGCGCTATATTGATATCGATAAAATTTATAGTCGTCTAATTTTAATTTGTCTACCACCGAAGATTTAAGATTACCGCCGACGTATTTAGACAGAGTGGATTTTTCCAACTCACTCGTTATGTCAGCCAATCTCCTCTCGTCCAGCTTATTTCCGCAGCCAACCAATAAAAGAATCATAATTCCAAGCGTCGTGCAAAACCTTTTGTTCATGATGTTGCTTGCCCCTTTTTATGAAAAATTTAACTTTACCATCATAACCGGAAGTCCGGAATATGACAATCAAAGCATTGTTTTTTCGACCAGCAATAAAAAACATCCGGAGCGAGTCCCCCGGATGTTCCGATCAGTTTAAAAGCTGCGGGTTAATAATATCGATTATCGACGTTTGGAGATCATTATCTTGCGATCCGATAAACGTTAATCAAACTTGTGCAGTGTTTTCTGCCCAAGGATGGAATCAGGTACCCGCCGAGGCAACCTCATGGAGTAGTTTATTGTGTTATAGTGCGCGCCGCGCTAGTTTAATCCGATGTTTGAGGCAAATTCCTTGCATCAAGTATTATTTTTCTTTAGGATGTAAAAACATTGTACCCAAAAAACAAATCATCACAATAAGCCAATTATTCGATCTACTGCGGAAGGAAAATTAAGTAAGTAGATAGAATTACCATATGGACAAACCCTTACATCATGCGGACTGGCTTAATTGTGAAGGAGTTATGAATGATGAGCGATGAATTGTTAAACAAAGTCATTGAAACTGTGAATAAGTCTGGCATGCCGGTTGAAATGTACTGTTCTAAAATTTTTACTAAGAATGGCTGGGAGGTTAATCATCTCACCCATTATAAAGAAGATGATGCTTCTAGTCCTTTACGGGAAATTGATCTTGTCTGTACGCCACCAGGTCATAAAAATATACGAGTAGTAGTTTCGTGCAAGCAATCTAAAGATAACCATTGGATACTGCATTCAATACAAAATCCAATGTCACGTTATCCATACTTTGACGAAAAAAAGAGCCAAGTGTCTGCTTTTATGGAAATTCCCTTCATAATAGAACCCACCGAGGTCCATTCTTACTTCATACGTGAATCACACAGGGAGATATGGTCTTATCTACATGAGGACTTAGAGGTTTTGAAGGAAGATGAGAAAGATTTACTAGAGGAACATGATGTAAATTTTGAGCAGTTCCGAGAGTATTGGGCTCCAGAAAGAATATCCATCTTTCAATCTGTTTTGAACAGAAAAGAGAGCGATGATGCGCAAATAAGAAATGCAGGATTATCTGCACTTTCCGCGATAAAATCATTGTCGGGATTTAATAAAGAGGACGATAGAATCTTTTTCGATGATCCCTCTTCTGAAGAATTAACTTATTGGATACCTCTCATAGTGTTCGGAGGTAAATTATTTGAAGTTTATTATGGTGATGATTATGAAAATATAGACCTAAATGAAAGAGGACAAGTAACGACAGATAACCTTAAGATCCAGGAAATTAATCGTGCCAGATGTACATTTACCACTGATTTGTCGTTAACTCCATTTGAGGGATATTCTACATTAGGAATTGATGTAGTAACGCTGAACAGTTTAGAAGAAATTATGAATCTAATAATAAATGCTGTAAACCTAATTGAAACAAGTGAAATCGCGGCGAACGTCATCAGCGACTGGGCTACTTATTTAAAATTTAAAGGGTACTCAATTTGAATGGTTAGATGACTTAAAGGGATCATTTATCAAAAACTAATTACACTAGCAGACTTCGCGTCCGTGAAACTCGCCTGCGTTGATTATAAATTCACTACTGTAAGGACGAGTCCGCAATTTATTGCATTCATGGTCTCACTAAGAGTAGGTTCTGCTAATATTACCGATAACGCAGCGAGGCTGCCCTGGCAATGCTGCGGTGACTCATGATGTATGTCATTAAGAAATCGGTCCCGGTTATCTTTCTTAACTTCTTTCGAGGTTGTCTAGACGGCCTTTTGCGTTTACGATATCAAGTGGTTCCACCCATGCAAACCCGTCGAAATCATACCGTGGGAAGACATGCACGTGATAATGAGTTAAATCATTGAATTTACCACCATTTTGTATAACCGTTATTCCATCTGGATGAAATTCTGCTTTTAAGACCCTAGCTAACATTGCCGATGCTTTAATGATCTCATTAGCAGTGATTTCGTCCAAATCATCGACATCATGGTAATGTTGTTTAGGAAGTATTAGCATGCGCCCTTCATTTAAGGGCGCGATATCAAGAATGCAGGTAACAAAATCATTCTCATATACTGTGTGCGTTTCAAGTTCTTTATTTGCAAGCTGGCAACCTAAACACTGACTCTCTTGCATTCTGTTCCCACTGACTCAATGAATCTAGTCGTCTCTAATTTGCCGGCAGCACAGAGGCCCCTTTACGGCTGCAGACTATGCTGATAGTTTATTGAGCTATCGTTCGTATTATGAGGTCACCAGAACTTACTGGTCGACCGTTTTTGTATGGTCGTAAGATGGCGGTAGCCGGGGATCAAACCAACGTGCCCGTGGGACGCAGATCCCGAGAGCTATTCCGTTCATCCCCCCTACTTGTTACACCATGATTAGGCTAATTGGGGCCAGACCCTGAATCACATGCGATGATGTGGACGACAAGAAGGTTAGGGGTTCCGGCTAATACCGTTTAGGAGTGATTCAATGAATCCTGTCATTGGGCTGGATGTTTCCAAAGGAGAAAGTCATGCTCAGGCTTTCACAGATCGAGGCATGCCGCGCGGCAAGACCTTTCGATTCGAGCACAACCTCGAGGGACTGGCGTCGTTTTTAATCTATGTGCAAGAGCTTGAATCCTCTATCGGTCTGCGGCCGACTCCATAGGCGCGTTTACAATTGGCTACACATCCTTCAATTTTTGAAATTTTGTATATTCTTTAAATTGAATAGCAAACATTTTTGAGTACAGACCATCTCTTTGTATCAACTCTTGATGCTCCCCCATTTCAACTATTCGCCCTTTATCCATTACTACAATAAGATCGGAGTCGAGAATAGTAGACAAACGGTGTGCTATGACTAACGTTGTCCGGTTATGCATTAACGCTTTCAAAGCTATTTGTATCGAAATCTCCGATTCAGAGTCCAAAGCGGAAGTTGCTTCATCTAGTAACAAGATGGGGGCGTTCCTCAAAATCGCACGGGCTATGGATATTCTCTGTTTTTGCCCTCCGGATAGTCTGATCCCTTTTTCACCAACCTCTGTTTCATATCCTAATGGAAGCTCCATAATAAATGAATGGGCTTGCGCAGCTTTAGCCGCTTCCATAATGTCATGATTGGATGATCCGATCTTGCCTAATGCAATATTTGTTCGAATAGTGCCACTAAATAAAAAGGATTCTTGTGGCACTAAAGACATATATTTTCTCATTTGATTTACATCTTCATTGAGTTTCTTCCCATCCACTTCAATTTCTCCTGAGTTTGGCTCATATAACCCTAATGTCAGATTAAAGATGGTACTTTTTCCGGATCCGCTTGGCCCGACGAATGCAACAGTTTTGCCGGCAGGGATTTCTAAATTAAAATCATTTAGAAGCGGGTGATTATTCTTGTAGGAGAAAATAATATTTTTGTATCGAATTCCATCCGTTATATTCGGAACCTCCACTCCCTCTCCAGTAGGCAAGGTTTGTAAGGCTGTCGGCTCCTTCAAAACCTGAAATACTCGTTCTACCGCAGCAAGTGATCGTTGAAATCCTCCCCATGTATTAGCAATGTTTGTGAACGGACTAATCAAGCCCTGGGTAAGCGAAATAAAAGCAATCAGTTCACCTATAGAAATTCGCTTATGTATCACCATAAGGGATCCGACACCTATTACGACTATTTGAGCTGCGAGGCTGACCCCTATCGTTCCTGCCTGCAGCCCGGCTTTGTGCCTTCCCTCCATTAATTGGAGTTCCAAAATGCGGCCATTTTGTTCTTTGAAATTCTGAGAGGAATCACTTTCGAGTCCAAACGTTCGAATAATTAAATGCCCTGCGAGTGAGTCGGTAACAAATTCAGTAAGTTTTCCCGTTAACTGTTGTATCCATTGTCCGTTTTGGCGTAACAACCGGCCGCATAATTTCGCCAACAAAGTAGTTGCAGGTCCGAGCATTAATGCTAGCAAAGCTAACACCCAATGAATTGTTACTAAGTAAATAAATGCCGCCGCGGCCCATAAAGGTTGTCGTATTAGATTAATCAAATTGCTTCCGATTGCACCGCCAATACTATTAACATCTTGAGTTATTCGAGCGACCATATCTCCCGAATGATTGCTTGTGTAATAACGTGTCGGCAGCCTTAAGAGGTGGTCAAACAAATCATCGGCTAAGCTTGTTTTGACTTTGTTAGTCGCCAGTGATTCGAAGTATACGTTTAGAAATTGGACAATCATCATAACCAAAACA contains:
- a CDS encoding HIT family protein, with protein sequence MQESQCLGCQLANKELETHTVYENDFVTCILDIAPLNEGRMLILPKQHYHDVDDLDEITANEIIKASAMLARVLKAEFHPDGITVIQNGGKFNDLTHYHVHVFPRYDFDGFAWVEPLDIVNAKGRLDNLERS
- a CDS encoding ABC transporter ATP-binding protein codes for the protein MKREKSVFYHLLPYVKRFRWIYICLTAMLFAGIADGLLFTWFLQSITNGAIAGDVTKVQMFFLFGAGLVLVMMIVQFLNVYFESLATNKVKTSLADDLFDHLLRLPTRYYTSNHSGDMVARITQDVNSIGGAIGSNLINLIRQPLWAAAAFIYLVTIHWVLALLALMLGPATTLLAKLCGRLLRQNGQWIQQLTGKLTEFVTDSLAGHLIIRTFGLESDSSQNFKEQNGRILELQLMEGRHKAGLQAGTIGVSLAAQIVVIGVGSLMVIHKRISIGELIAFISLTQGLISPFTNIANTWGGFQRSLAAVERVFQVLKEPTALQTLPTGEGVEVPNITDGIRYKNIIFSYKNNHPLLNDFNLEIPAGKTVAFVGPSGSGKSTIFNLTLGLYEPNSGEIEVDGKKLNEDVNQMRKYMSLVPQESFLFSGTIRTNIALGKIGSSNHDIMEAAKAAQAHSFIMELPLGYETEVGEKGIRLSGGQKQRISIARAILRNAPILLLDEATSALDSESEISIQIALKALMHNRTTLVIAHRLSTILDSDLIVVMDKGRIVEMGEHQELIQRDGLYSKMFAIQFKEYTKFQKLKDV
- a CDS encoding DUF4238 domain-containing protein, whose amino-acid sequence is MKYKKQHWIPRSYLSAWCDNDIPVGYDPYVWLISKDWSQIKRKAPENIFYENDMYTIHLANGERNLSIEHGLSGLEDAVSKVVQNVIIKNKRLSLDDHIILCAFVAAMHERTPSHRDHLKKQWGKVLSKMESMRYQFERATPEQQNAMMSIGPVSEGPTYSTEDVRQMAETPLQTMLMPSIQTQTSLLLKMNLSILYSISKARFLTSDNPCVWFDPEAKHRPPMFRSVGLGYETVEITLPLSPRHAIILSWNSAPAYIEFPRRKVEALNYKTWLYSEDYVVSNANIEKPHWLGN
- a CDS encoding phospholipase D-like domain-containing protein, which produces MDAIAQRIQNANSFNEAFTIYSSNKGNDPKSNLINSVINKAKSTDDLLFIMNEIKMKRSLFNDNTMRAIITKTKSMQEMSLFLTEMIAANIEISEKTFRAILMKARNDQDILSMLKVIDFQNRRFNKTTYRELLLGLKNFDNVLKVFEEIKQKTLPNVDLYQVAIYKSKTFDDVIPLINEMKETQIQLDDRICSTIINKTQHFSDAILFVYDMIDQEIKVRTKVYETLMKLASDPNQWAELNGLYRKMDVFVNIDDDDVEFLTKFRNKDREMKALEKVNKVEAFPEHNNEVLIPTVRNSISKVDPETLKSRYQALYSDGANESMYFINSDEPLQDHINFLSEEISVRSIHIATGFLYKSGLNLLEPSFNMVLSNDGSVQLLIGSLQKYCQTLKNDSIKISSMDKQTAVFLEDWRALNKAEIKTIEDRFFHGKFYLHEGKQKSCAIIGSSNVSGSGFMVNYEFNLLYIFDTDSSLHTQFKEQFDRIWGNGVHIDHIQSEKFVEMVTEQDDLTVVKALTKMAESQVRSRIEDLTEEQVKKRLRMWVQRNPTSIYSDLGIEALKGYILFEYKEYNLWVFESFDSGNAYYYFRNVELENLLEMIRNLSKTEIFRMSDMQKRGYHINNESILELAISSLFIKRYIIPSAV